The following is a genomic window from Litorimonas taeanensis.
TAGTATTTATCTCAGGCCAAATTTCAAAAATCGGCGATGAGGCTATTGGCGGGCGTTTAGGCGAAGACCTAGATATAGAACGCGGGCAATATGCCGCCAAACTTTCAGCGCTGAATTTAATCGCCCAAATGAAGGCCGCCTGCGGCGGGGATTTAAATCGCGTCAAACGCATCGTGAAACTGGGCGGCTTTGTTCAAGCAACACCTCAAGCCACCCAAGCCGATATCCCGAAAGTAATCAATGGATGCTCGGATCTGATGGTTGAAGTTTTTGGCGATGCAGGGCGACACGCGCGGTTTGCCGTCAGTGCGCCAAGCTTACCTTTAGATGTCGCTGTCGAAATAGATGCGGTAATCGAGATTACAGAGTGAAGACCTAAATTTAAAATTATAAAAAATGAGAGGCCTAAAATTAGGCCTCTAAATTGTAACTCTTCACTATCGGCCAAAATGAATTAAGGCGCAGACACTTTAGGCGGCGCCGCTTTATCAAGCT
Proteins encoded in this region:
- a CDS encoding RidA family protein, whose amino-acid sequence is MTAEDKLKSLGLSLPEAAAPVANYVPYVISGNLVFISGQISKIGDEAIGGRLGEDLDIERGQYAAKLSALNLIAQMKAACGGDLNRVKRIVKLGGFVQATPQATQADIPKVINGCSDLMVEVFGDAGRHARFAVSAPSLPLDVAVEIDAVIEITE